A section of the Leptotrichia buccalis C-1013-b genome encodes:
- a CDS encoding SH3 domain-containing protein, whose translation MRKKNHNIVVKIIFGIIAVLILLTVGYSHVVATQHKTIKLRREQQERMRREQEIQNMQSMASIKSVQPQKLQIRNNNQSDTENPQSLKDALFVTRSTNKTSVNVRETPGKDSKIVKKLPNGVSVKFISKEGNWYLVSYEGGTAGYIHKSQLTK comes from the coding sequence ATGAGAAAAAAAAATCACAATATAGTGGTAAAAATTATATTTGGAATAATAGCTGTGCTAATTTTATTGACTGTTGGATATTCTCATGTTGTGGCTACACAGCATAAAACAATAAAATTAAGAAGAGAACAGCAGGAGCGTATGAGAAGGGAGCAGGAGATTCAAAATATGCAAAGTATGGCTTCTATAAAATCAGTGCAGCCACAAAAATTACAAATACGAAATAATAATCAAAGTGATACTGAAAATCCACAGTCGTTAAAAGATGCATTATTTGTAACGAGGTCAACGAATAAAACGTCAGTTAATGTGAGAGAAACACCTGGTAAAGATTCAAAAATCGTGAAAAAATTGCCTAATGGTGTAAGTGTAAAATTTATAAGTAAAGAAGGAAATTGGTATTTGGTCAGTTATGAAGGTGGTACGGCTGGATATATTCATAAAAGTCAGTTGACGAAGTGA
- a CDS encoding SH3 domain-containing protein: MMEQNNINNSNNNVVKIVLAAVIGFFSLVLFAIAIIYIVSMQTKIAKLEKEQQEVIKRQLEAQNMASVQTVPQLQPQPVQQQQSQPVKKEPKKTQNTEKNSQSSEPVIFYIDGSGDEDGIVSVRLEPKEGSELIADLSNGEPVEYLGRKGDWYYVKYDGGTGYVPKSGLKR; this comes from the coding sequence ATGATGGAACAAAATAATATTAATAACAGCAATAATAATGTAGTAAAAATTGTATTAGCAGCAGTAATTGGATTTTTTTCGCTAGTTTTATTTGCAATTGCGATAATTTATATTGTTAGTATGCAGACTAAAATAGCAAAATTGGAAAAGGAACAGCAGGAAGTAATAAAAAGACAACTAGAAGCACAAAATATGGCTTCGGTTCAAACAGTACCCCAATTACAGCCACAACCAGTTCAACAGCAGCAATCACAGCCAGTAAAAAAAGAACCTAAAAAAACTCAAAATACAGAAAAAAATTCTCAGTCATCAGAGCCTGTAATATTTTATATAGATGGAAGTGGAGATGAAGATGGAATAGTCAGCGTAAGACTAGAACCAAAAGAAGGATCAGAACTCATAGCTGACTTATCAAACGGAGAACCTGTAGAATATTTGGGAAGAAAAGGAGACTGGTACTATGTTAAATATGACGGTGGGACAGGTTATGTTCCTAAAAGTGGATTGAAACGATAA
- a CDS encoding amino acid ABC transporter permease: MLNYLKTYVEILSEYKIEFLIGLGTTLLIAAISLFFAVLIGIGVGYINFVPTKKKNFNFYLIKTLQWIGKEYIDLIRGTPLLVQAIFFYFGVVPIINKAFLNGQQMSPEIAGVIIISLNAGAFLAEIFRGGIQAIDTGQMEAARSLGLSFGKAMRKVILPQAIKNMIPAILNQFITSLKDTSLLMVIGVADLMGKGQIAFKTNYKTFETMLIIALIYYLVIKILSTLFKKIEGKLKV, encoded by the coding sequence ATGCTGAATTATTTAAAAACTTATGTTGAAATATTATCAGAATATAAAATAGAATTTTTAATTGGATTAGGCACGACACTTTTGATAGCGGCAATATCGTTATTTTTTGCCGTGCTGATTGGTATTGGTGTAGGATATATAAATTTTGTGCCTACGAAAAAGAAGAATTTTAATTTTTATCTGATTAAAACTTTGCAGTGGATTGGGAAGGAATATATTGACCTTATAAGAGGAACGCCGTTATTAGTGCAAGCGATATTCTTTTATTTTGGAGTTGTTCCGATTATAAATAAGGCTTTCCTAAACGGACAGCAGATGTCGCCTGAAATTGCTGGAGTTATTATAATAAGCTTGAATGCTGGTGCATTTCTGGCTGAAATTTTTAGAGGAGGAATACAGGCAATTGACACAGGGCAAATGGAAGCTGCCAGAAGTTTGGGATTATCTTTTGGAAAAGCAATGAGAAAAGTCATTTTACCACAGGCGATAAAAAATATGATACCCGCAATTTTAAATCAATTCATTACGTCGTTAAAAGACACATCATTACTGATGGTAATAGGAGTTGCTGATTTGATGGGGAAAGGGCAAATTGCATTCAAAACTAATTATAAGACTTTTGAAACAATGTTAATTATCGCATTAATTTATTATCTTGTAATCAAAATTCTGTCAACTTTATTCAAGAAAATAGAAGGGAAGCTAAAAGTATGA
- a CDS encoding glutamine synthetase III, protein MENAMKSFGENVFRDSNLKKRVSKDVFKEFKASQLGKTELSKGAAEVIANAIKDWATKRGATHYCHWFQPLTDLTAEKHDSFLEPTESEELIYKFSGKNLIKGESDASSFPNGGLRSTFEARGYTIWDTSSYPFIRENKNGVTLYIPTAFISFTGEALDKKVPLLRTMKYISEQSLRVLRVLGNKTSEHVFNTLGVEQEYFLVKKDMFEARDDLLLTGRTLFGASAPKGQELSDHYFGKIKEKVINFMSDVDVELWKLGIPSKTRHNEVAPNQFEVAPLFSVANLASDQNQIIMETIEKTALRHDLVALLHEKPFAGVNGSGKHNNWSLATDEGKNLFSPGKDPKTNTQFLIFVAAVIEAVDRYYPMLRYATATATNDHRLGGHEAPPTIISIFLGDELTTIFNNIAYKKDAPVSESSKVNLSVDVLPTFNMDAGDRNRTSPFAFTGNKFEFRMPGSSSTPATTAAVINAMVGKVLSEYADKLEKATEKSLPKVINEIIANSYKKHHRIIFNGNGYSDEWVKEARKRGLASEEASNTALRKMIDKDVLELTQEIGMLSEQESIARYNAYAERYVTQLSIESRTLINIANKNILPSGIKFANLLADHIEKNSKYGKAFIKEQEELLKEVLANITALRKEVKSLEKEINRVKNESKLDKQTDLAKEKLVTGLEALRVPCDNLEKIVDEEFWNFPTYTDLLFKL, encoded by the coding sequence ATGGAAAACGCTATGAAAAGTTTTGGAGAGAATGTCTTTAGAGACAGTAACTTGAAAAAAAGAGTTTCCAAGGACGTTTTTAAGGAATTTAAGGCATCACAGCTAGGTAAAACGGAATTATCAAAGGGAGCTGCCGAAGTTATTGCGAACGCTATAAAAGATTGGGCGACAAAAAGAGGAGCAACTCACTATTGCCACTGGTTCCAGCCATTGACAGACTTGACGGCAGAAAAACACGACTCATTCTTAGAACCAACAGAAAGTGAAGAACTTATTTATAAATTTTCTGGAAAAAATTTGATAAAAGGTGAATCAGATGCTTCATCGTTTCCAAATGGAGGATTACGTAGCACATTTGAAGCAAGAGGATACACAATCTGGGATACAAGTTCATATCCGTTTATAAGAGAAAATAAAAACGGAGTTACATTGTATATTCCTACAGCCTTTATTTCATTTACCGGTGAAGCGTTGGACAAAAAAGTACCTTTATTAAGAACAATGAAATATATAAGTGAGCAATCACTAAGAGTTTTGAGAGTTTTAGGAAATAAAACCTCGGAGCATGTATTTAACACTTTGGGAGTAGAGCAGGAATATTTTCTTGTAAAAAAAGATATGTTTGAAGCAAGGGACGACTTGTTGCTTACAGGAAGAACGTTATTTGGAGCGTCTGCACCAAAGGGACAGGAACTGAGCGACCATTATTTTGGAAAAATTAAGGAAAAAGTAATTAACTTTATGAGTGATGTTGACGTTGAATTGTGGAAACTAGGTATTCCGTCGAAAACTAGACACAACGAAGTCGCACCAAATCAGTTTGAAGTCGCACCTTTATTTTCTGTAGCAAACTTAGCTTCAGACCAAAATCAGATAATAATGGAAACTATTGAAAAAACAGCATTAAGACACGATTTAGTGGCATTGCTTCACGAAAAGCCGTTTGCTGGAGTAAATGGTTCAGGAAAACATAATAACTGGTCATTGGCAACAGATGAGGGCAAAAACTTGTTCAGTCCTGGAAAAGACCCAAAAACAAATACTCAATTCCTAATTTTTGTAGCTGCGGTAATTGAAGCAGTTGACAGATATTATCCAATGTTGAGATATGCGACAGCAACTGCTACAAATGACCATAGACTAGGAGGACATGAAGCTCCGCCAACAATTATCTCAATTTTTTTAGGAGATGAGTTGACAACAATTTTTAACAATATTGCATATAAAAAAGATGCTCCAGTTTCTGAATCATCAAAAGTAAATTTATCAGTTGATGTATTGCCAACGTTTAATATGGATGCTGGCGATAGAAATAGAACTTCTCCATTTGCGTTTACTGGAAATAAATTTGAATTTAGAATGCCAGGTTCAAGTTCTACGCCTGCAACTACTGCGGCAGTTATAAATGCGATGGTAGGGAAAGTTTTGTCTGAATATGCAGATAAACTGGAAAAAGCGACTGAAAAATCTTTACCAAAAGTAATAAATGAAATTATTGCAAATTCATATAAAAAGCACCACAGAATCATTTTCAATGGAAATGGATATAGTGATGAATGGGTGAAAGAAGCTAGAAAAAGAGGACTTGCAAGCGAAGAAGCTTCAAATACGGCACTTAGAAAAATGATAGATAAAGATGTGCTTGAATTGACACAGGAAATTGGAATGCTGTCTGAGCAAGAATCAATCGCAAGATACAATGCCTATGCCGAAAGATATGTAACACAATTAAGCATAGAATCAAGAACTCTGATTAATATTGCCAACAAAAATATTTTACCATCTGGAATAAAATTTGCAAATTTACTGGCTGACCATATTGAAAAAAATTCAAAATATGGAAAAGCGTTTATAAAGGAACAGGAAGAACTGTTAAAAGAAGTTTTGGCAAATATTACTGCTTTAAGAAAAGAGGTAAAATCTCTTGAAAAAGAAATTAATAGAGTTAAAAATGAATCAAAATTAGACAAACAGACTGATTTAGCAAAAGAAAAATTAGTGACAGGTCTGGAAGCATTGAGAGTTCCTTGTGATAATTTGGAAAAAATTGTTGATGAGGAATTTTGGAATTTTCCTACATATACGGATTTATTGTTTAAACTATAG
- a CDS encoding AEC family transporter, whose product MIFLKSLGSIFPIIVMISIGYILKKRHWFHHTFSENVSKLITNVALPCSIFYSVLKYLNMEALKEVSNRLIFTFASVIIGYVAAFFVIKLVKMREGRRGVFYNAVVNANTIFIGLPLNMALFGEAASKYYLMYYITNTVSIWTLGYMLLASDPMENSGDAKGGFDLKKLLSPPLIAFVIAFAVLLSGIRVITPIVETTKYLGSVVTPLALLYIGIVLADAGLHSIRFDLDTNLALLGRFVFSSVVMIVLLKIAGRFVKLDPLEIKTFVIQAAAPVFAALPILTNETKGDIGYSTNVVTTSTILFILVVPLLMSILNIIHI is encoded by the coding sequence ATGATTTTTTTAAAGTCACTGGGAAGTATTTTCCCGATAATTGTTATGATTTCAATCGGATATATTTTGAAAAAAAGACACTGGTTTCATCATACGTTTAGTGAAAATGTATCAAAACTTATTACAAATGTGGCATTGCCTTGCTCAATATTTTATTCAGTTTTAAAATATTTAAATATGGAAGCCTTGAAGGAAGTGTCGAATCGGCTGATTTTTACATTTGCTTCTGTCATTATCGGATATGTCGCGGCTTTTTTTGTAATAAAGTTGGTAAAAATGCGGGAAGGGCGACGTGGAGTATTTTATAATGCAGTAGTTAATGCAAATACTATTTTTATTGGTCTTCCGTTAAATATGGCACTTTTTGGAGAAGCGGCTTCAAAATATTATTTGATGTACTATATTACAAATACTGTGTCAATTTGGACTTTGGGCTATATGCTTTTGGCAAGTGACCCTATGGAAAATAGCGGAGATGCAAAAGGTGGATTTGATTTGAAAAAATTATTATCGCCGCCACTTATTGCATTTGTAATTGCTTTTGCTGTACTGTTATCAGGAATAAGAGTTATAACTCCAATTGTGGAAACTACAAAATATCTTGGAAGTGTTGTAACACCACTTGCTTTACTTTATATTGGAATCGTTTTGGCGGATGCAGGACTTCACAGTATTAGGTTTGATTTGGATACAAATTTGGCTCTACTTGGAAGATTTGTATTTTCTTCAGTTGTCATGATTGTACTTTTAAAAATCGCAGGACGTTTTGTAAAACTTGATCCATTGGAAATAAAAACTTTTGTAATTCAGGCAGCAGCTCCAGTATTTGCGGCTTTACCAATTTTAACAAATGAGACAAAAGGAGATATTGGGTATTCTACAAATGTAGTTACTACAAGTACAATTTTATTTATACTAGTTGTGCCACTGTTAATGAGTATTTTGAATATTATACATATTTAA
- a CDS encoding SH3 domain-containing protein codes for MARQNNDAIVKVILGAVIGVLALILFGTGIFFIFRAKNKIAKLEKEKKEQAEIQNIANVQTPPQQLQPDGTVVTDPQQQAALQQQQQQGQVVQQQAANPAPQRTVSRTNTNKSSKNTNQTNQTVPTKERTLITKSTDLDLVNVRKDPNSKSAIVNELDDNEKVRVTGKNGDWYRVQDSKGNKGYIHKSQLQRNQSKPAKQDDDDSGE; via the coding sequence ATGGCTAGACAGAATAATGATGCAATAGTAAAGGTTATATTAGGAGCAGTAATCGGAGTACTTGCATTAATTTTATTTGGTACAGGAATATTTTTTATTTTTAGAGCCAAAAATAAAATAGCAAAATTGGAGAAAGAGAAAAAAGAACAAGCAGAAATTCAAAATATAGCTAATGTTCAGACACCACCACAACAATTACAGCCAGATGGAACAGTAGTAACAGATCCACAACAGCAAGCGGCATTACAACAGCAACAACAACAAGGACAAGTGGTGCAACAACAAGCTGCCAATCCAGCACCGCAAAGAACTGTAAGCAGAACAAATACAAATAAGAGCAGCAAAAATACTAACCAAACTAATCAAACAGTACCAACTAAAGAAAGAACACTTATAACAAAATCAACAGATTTAGATCTAGTAAATGTAAGAAAAGATCCAAATTCAAAATCAGCTATAGTAAATGAGTTAGATGATAACGAAAAAGTAAGAGTAACAGGAAAAAATGGAGATTGGTACAGAGTTCAAGATTCTAAAGGAAACAAAGGATATATTCATAAAAGCCAATTACAAAGAAACCAAAGTAAACCTGCTAAACAAGATGATGATGATAGCGGTGAATAA
- the speD gene encoding adenosylmethionine decarboxylase, with protein sequence MENYKIKLYGFNNLTKTLSFNIYDICYAETEREQKDYIAYIDEQYNSERLTKILIRVAEMIGAQVLNISKQDYEPQGASVNVLIAEERISPENIDKSCNQGKPFFEEIGIDKENMKKGNTSQDTDTVHAHLDKSHITVHTFPEYHPDNSISTFRVDIDIATCGEISPLNTLNYLIDSFDSDIITIDYRIRGFTRDISGKKFFTDHNITSIQDYIDPEKLKIYDAIDVNVYQSNIFHTKMLIKEIELKNYLFNQDVYEIAPKKRLEITDRLRKEMIEIYSGMNIY encoded by the coding sequence TTGGAAAACTATAAAATTAAGCTATATGGATTCAATAATTTAACAAAAACATTAAGTTTTAATATTTATGATATTTGCTATGCGGAAACAGAGAGGGAGCAGAAGGACTATATTGCATATATTGATGAGCAATATAATTCAGAAAGGCTTACAAAAATACTTATTCGTGTTGCAGAAATGATAGGAGCACAAGTTTTGAATATATCAAAACAGGATTACGAGCCACAAGGAGCCTCTGTAAATGTTTTGATTGCAGAAGAAAGAATAAGTCCTGAGAATATTGATAAATCTTGTAATCAAGGAAAGCCGTTCTTCGAGGAAATTGGGATAGATAAAGAGAATATGAAAAAGGGAAATACAAGTCAAGACACTGATACAGTTCATGCACATTTGGATAAAAGCCATATAACAGTGCATACTTTTCCAGAATATCATCCAGATAATTCAATTTCTACTTTCAGAGTGGACATTGACATTGCAACTTGTGGGGAAATTTCGCCATTAAATACGCTGAACTATTTGATAGACAGCTTTGATTCGGATATAATTACGATTGATTACAGAATACGTGGATTTACAAGAGATATTTCAGGAAAGAAATTTTTTACAGATCACAATATAACTTCTATTCAGGACTATATTGATCCTGAAAAGCTGAAAATTTATGATGCGATAGATGTAAATGTGTACCAGTCCAACATTTTTCATACAAAAATGCTTATAAAGGAAATAGAGCTGAAAAATTATCTCTTTAATCAGGATGTCTATGAAATTGCACCAAAAAAAAGGCTGGAAATTACGGATAGGCTAAGGAAGGAAATGATTGAAATTTATAGCGGAATGAATATTTATTAA
- a CDS encoding amino acid ABC transporter ATP-binding protein — protein MIKVKNLKKQFGNNVVLKDISVAIEKGEVISVIGPSGSGKSTFLRCINGLEEFDGGHILVDNEDMADKNLNIDKLREKIGMVFQSFNLFPHLTVLENIILAPVTLKKMSKEEAKVKAKELLKKVGLEEKADFYPSSLSGGQKQRVAIARALAMNPEAILFDEPTSALDPEMVGEVLQVMKSLAKDGMTMVVVTHEMGFAREVCDRVIFMADGEIVEQGSPNDVFLNPQHERTQNFLKVL, from the coding sequence ATGATAAAAGTAAAAAATTTAAAAAAACAATTTGGAAATAACGTTGTTTTGAAAGATATAAGTGTAGCAATAGAAAAAGGGGAAGTTATAAGTGTAATTGGGCCTTCTGGATCAGGAAAAAGTACATTTTTAAGATGTATAAATGGACTTGAGGAATTTGACGGAGGACATATTTTGGTAGATAATGAGGATATGGCTGATAAAAATTTGAATATTGATAAATTGAGAGAAAAAATAGGAATGGTTTTCCAGTCGTTTAATTTATTTCCACATTTAACAGTTTTGGAAAATATTATTTTAGCCCCAGTTACATTAAAAAAAATGAGCAAAGAAGAAGCTAAAGTCAAAGCTAAAGAACTTCTAAAAAAAGTAGGGCTTGAAGAAAAGGCGGATTTTTATCCATCCAGTTTGTCTGGAGGGCAAAAACAAAGAGTTGCAATAGCAAGAGCATTGGCAATGAATCCTGAAGCAATATTATTTGACGAGCCAACTTCAGCTCTAGATCCTGAAATGGTAGGAGAAGTGCTGCAAGTAATGAAATCGCTGGCAAAAGACGGAATGACAATGGTTGTTGTAACGCATGAAATGGGATTTGCAAGGGAAGTGTGCGACAGGGTAATTTTTATGGCTGATGGAGAAATTGTGGAGCAAGGAAGTCCAAATGACGTATTTTTGAATCCACAGCACGAAAGAACTCAAAATTTCTTAAAAGTATTATAA